gtttctttttatcacTTTCCTATTCCCAGACGATGCGGAACAAATAAGCGGTAAAAATTATAAGGGTTTGGGTcctataaatttcaataatctcTAATTTCGCGCAAAGATATTTTCTACCATTTTTCCAACATGATCTAGAGTATATCTACTTAAGGTACATATTCTAAAACgtatattataacgaataattttttgcaTAATTAAAGAAGTGTTATCAATGAAGATAGAGGTAGCTTTAAATTAGCGTTATTCACCTGCATAATGATACAAAATGCAGTAATATAGGCAGGTAGTAATATTTTAGAAGTAACATAACTgataatttcatattcaaCCGTAATTCAAATTACtaagattaataaatatgtacaaattATTAACAAGCGAATAATCTCAACtggcaataaataatatgcaGGTTTTCAATTACAAAGTTATCCAGGAGATTTAGAGTCGAATTTTGCAGAAAAATTTCTACGACTTATTGCCCCACTCATCgtgcaattaaatatttggagAATgtattgataaatgataatgTAATCcacaatttgtaaaattcttaatCCGTCTATAGAAGAATATCTTTGGCTTAAAAGATTACTCTTTATCTACCagtattattactattatctACCACTAGTatcattactattattattaatattatctattAGTATTATTGCAtgctaaattattattgagcAAGAGTGATACATatgtttattgaaatatatgtaaacgTTAAAGGTGAAGCAGTCTTCTTTTTATGGTAGAATGTGACCTTTTATTTAACAAGGAATAAACACGCAAGTCATGCCAACATTTTGATATCCAGAAAcgtgtataaattatttacaggTGGAATGGAAGTTACCCATGACTATATGACTTACGTATAATACGAACGAGTCTTTCGAGTGGTTTGTAACTGCTAttgtatgttttaattttttaaattatattagttataattttatatttattagattatgGACAAGCAGAACATGCACGCAGCGAGATTTAGAACCGTGCAATGTATCTTAACACGTGTAATGGAAGATATCTATGACGATATGATTATCTCTTCATAAGAATAACAGTTATCGCCAACTACCCATGATTACCTCCTGATAAAAGTGATGTAGCCATGTGATAGCCATAAGAAGGTTAGTTAAGATTAAGATTTCCATATATCATACTTTGTATAACTTATTTAATCtgattacaaattattttatgtaaaacatATATACCGTAtggttaaaaaatacatgTCTTTTAAAGAAAGCACAAAATTGAAATCCTTGTagtacatatttttacatatacatgtaaatGTGAATGactgaattaaataaatatatgaacgtgacAACATAAGTGAAAGAGAACTATTTCCTCTGTATGTAATATACTTCTTTTCCATTACGAtacagaaaatttacaaaaacaagatttcgtattatttaatattatttaataccaaATAAGTAtccttattttcaaatatttgaaatcacAGTTTTCAAGTATTTAGGATAACAATCGTAAAGTATATTTGATAtctaaatattcatttctccTGAGAAAGAAATAGCAATGTCCTTCGTTGAATTTCGccaatagtaaaatatatttaaattatcacaagcaaaacagaaaattgaaatacataaCGCGATTCGTAAAACTTTAGCTTCGTTTAACCAGCAGCAGAGGTAGTCTTTCTAATGTTGAGGTATAATCCTCCTAAAGCTGTCGCGGTGAGTCCTTTGGGATCTAGAACTACTGGAGTTTTGGTTTTTTCACAAGGCGAAACTTCGTAATCCTTCAATACTTGTACGACTCCAAGTTTGGATTGCATGAGTCCCAATCGCATACCTGAAACGAAGAttgaaatagagaaattatcgttaataaaattaaaagtgacGGCCAACAAAAAGTTGAAAGATACGACTTGATACTAGAATGCGTCAATTTCCTACCACATTCGTGAgaggaagaatttttaattacgtataatacgAACGAGTCTTTCGAGTGGTTTGTAACTGCTAttgtatgttttaattttttaaattatattagttataattttatatttattagattatgGACAAGCAGAACATGCACGCAGCGAGATTTAGAACCGTGCAATGTATCTTGACACGTATAATGGAAGATATCTATGACGATATGATTATCTCTTCATAAGAATAACAGTTATCGCCAACTACCGTGGTAGTGATTACCGCGACATTGGTGAAGGTTGAGATTACGATATCCacgtttaacattttatatatcttaatGCAACTGATTTCAAATTCTTCTGAAACAAAAGTATATACGTCCATCTTAAAAAGATAGATatcttttaaagaaagaatacTCTTGAAGTATATGTTCTTGTAGTACGTATGTTTggacatatatgtatttcactTCGACTTTTTTAACACTGCTTTCATACTTGTGCCATCGATAATTCTAATGTTAatgatattggaaaatattttgaaaaattttactaaCCAATGCAGATGTGGGGTCCTTCACCAAAGGGAAAGTAGACGAAATTTGGCCTGGCGCTTTTGGCTTCCTCCGTAAATCGAAGGGGATCGTATTTTTCCGGATTTGGGAAGTACCGCGGATCGTAATGCGAACCCATCATCGAAATGAATATCGGGGTACCTTTCTCCAGCACCAGATCGGAATTAGGTATTTTGTAATCGGCAAGAGTAACTCGATCCAAGAATGCCAGAGGTGGATATTTACGAAGGGTTTCCGAAATAACCATATCGAGGTATGGTAATGTCATAACctgtgaaaaaattatatttatcattatgtttacaattacgttataacaatCCTCACATGTTATTCATTTGCATCTCACGTGTTTCTTAGTTAATATCGTTATAGTTGCGTACCATATCGTATGTGATTTTGCCATCAGTTTTCGCCAGAGCATCGTGAATCTCTGCCCTAAGTGTCTTCTGTACATCTGGGTTCATTGCAAGTTCGTGCAGTGTGAAAGACATGGTAGTAGAAGATGTTTCAAAACCAGCAGAAAAAAATATGGCAGCTTGTGATACTAAATCGTCACCGTCGAAttctgaaaaatgtaaattaaactTCATCGCAAAAGTTGAGgaaaacgatataatatatttaatacacttAGAAACTAGCTTGAAAGCAAATTGGCAAATATAGGTATCTGagcataattttcaatttgtaacaTGAACATAATTATATTGGAAGAAGTAATCACGTTATTTTTCGTCTGTTTCATTGGCAGTTCACGAAATAAGGATTACGAATGAAATCGTAATTCAAAGAGCATGTTATTCGAAATTTCCGATCTCTGACGATTCATAATAACTTACTTCGCTAATAGAAATCAGTAAAATATTGCAGCAAATACATACTGTAGTCCTTCAGACTTTCGTCGTTCTTGTATTTCTCCCTCATCTCGATCAGCAAATCGATGAGGTCATTCCTCTTTTGACCCGACTCGACTCTTTGTTCAATCACATTCCAGAAAAGAGATCGGAGGTAGTTAGTCGCTTTTTTCCCAAAGAACTTCGGTTTAAGATACTTGATTAATCCAGggaaaaagaatatagtaaGTAATTCTATGCTACGATAGAAATCATAATCGAAGATCTTCCTGCCATATTCACGGAACGGTGCTTTTGGATTCTCCAACGAATCTACTTTTAAACCAAACGCAGTGCTACCGATCATATCGGTAGTAAAATTCGCGCAAATATCCTTGAATTCGATTACTTTCCCTTCGTCTGAAACAGACAATAGATGTCTTATCACGTGTCTGGCACTATTGTATCTTTAATCAAGAcacaataattgtaaaatttgaagtaCATCGCACTAGAGAGCATTGACCTTTAATTTTGTCAAACATTTCCATTCAATGagaattattgttttaaaaatatatatggaaCTAACAACAGTTTCTCATGGTgaatctgttattacgtaaatgcACTAGAAATGCGGCTTACCCTCCAAATTCAACGAATCGAGATGCTTTCCAAGGTTGTCTGCTACCGCCAGTATTAACTCGAACATTTTCTTCAACTTGCCCGAGGTAAAAATCGGCGTTAATTTTGTCCTAAGAGATTTCCACCCTGGATTTTTCATCAAGAA
This Bombus pascuorum chromosome 1, iyBomPasc1.1, whole genome shotgun sequence DNA region includes the following protein-coding sequences:
- the LOC132916117 gene encoding cytochrome P450 6k1-like is translated as MALLTPYWGLDGILILSSLMVAAYLFVTRKFNYWSKRGVKELPPTPFVGNFMDCLLSRTSASEFVRDLYEYGKGLPFLGFYIFDKPYLLIRDPELVKHVLVKDFNYFADRYASGDEKNDRLGYANVFLMKNPGWKSLRTKLTPIFTSGKLKKMFELILAVADNLGKHLDSLNLEDEGKVIEFKDICANFTTDMIGSTAFGLKVDSLENPKAPFREYGRKIFDYDFYRSIELLTIFFFPGLIKYLKPKFFGKKATNYLRSLFWNVIEQRVESGQKRNDLIDLLIEMREKYKNDESLKDYKFDGDDLVSQAAIFFSAGFETSSTTMSFTLHELAMNPDVQKTLRAEIHDALAKTDGKITYDMVMTLPYLDMVISETLRKYPPLAFLDRVTLADYKIPNSDLVLEKGTPIFISMMGSHYDPRYFPNPEKYDPLRFTEEAKSARPNFVYFPFGEGPHICIGMRLGLMQSKLGVVQVLKDYEVSPCEKTKTPVVLDPKGLTATALGGLYLNIRKTTSAAG